The proteins below come from a single Salinilacihabitans rarus genomic window:
- a CDS encoding DUF7573 domain-containing protein: MTDDATLSDFFGADDGDDESGPESGADGPAAAAPDVEPARSTYAWGEYTCENCGGATRRAWRDGDALVCPSCKTW; this comes from the coding sequence GTGACCGACGACGCGACGCTCTCGGACTTCTTCGGGGCGGACGACGGGGACGACGAGTCCGGGCCGGAGTCGGGCGCGGACGGCCCGGCGGCCGCCGCGCCCGACGTCGAACCGGCCCGGTCGACGTACGCGTGGGGGGAGTACACCTGCGAGAACTGCGGCGGGGCGACGCGGCGCGCGTGGCGGGACGGCGACGCGCTCGTCTGTCCGTCGTGTAAGACGTGGTGA
- a CDS encoding cold-shock protein, which yields MAKGTVAFFNDTGGYGFIETDDADEDVFFHMEDVGGPDLEEGQELEFEIVEAEKGPRATNVERL from the coding sequence ATGGCGAAAGGTACGGTCGCATTCTTCAACGACACTGGCGGCTACGGCTTCATCGAGACTGACGACGCGGACGAGGACGTGTTCTTCCACATGGAGGACGTCGGCGGCCCCGACCTCGAGGAGGGTCAGGAACTCGAGTTCGAGATCGTCGAAGCCGAGAAGGGCCCACGCGCGACCAACGTCGAGCGACTGTAG
- a CDS encoding AAA family ATPase has protein sequence MTDANPPPRADRADRSSSLDPLPVSAVSELCEEIRTNVGRVIVGHDEAIDHVLTTILGRGHVLLDDVPGVGKTMLARSIARSIDCSFRRVQFTPDLLPSDVTGVNVFDQRTREFEFQPGPVFANVVLGDEINRAPPKTQSALLEAMEERQVTVDGETHELPDPFTVIATQNAVEPNRTYELPFAELDRFTKKLHLGYPDPADEADMLARTVGHHPIESLEPVTDVESIVRAREAVAEVTVREPVREYATRLAGYTREHARIGASPRGTIALLRVAQARAVLEGRDYVTPDDVQYEAPLALSHRVRTGSSAAERDGTAVVEDALDRVPVE, from the coding sequence ATGACGGACGCCAATCCCCCTCCACGGGCCGACCGGGCGGACCGCTCGTCGTCGCTCGACCCGCTGCCGGTGTCGGCGGTCTCGGAACTCTGCGAGGAGATCCGGACGAACGTCGGGCGCGTGATCGTCGGTCACGACGAGGCGATCGACCACGTCCTGACGACGATCCTCGGGCGCGGCCACGTCCTGCTCGACGACGTCCCCGGCGTCGGCAAGACGATGCTCGCGCGCTCGATCGCACGTTCGATCGACTGTAGCTTCCGGCGGGTCCAGTTTACGCCCGACCTCCTGCCCTCCGACGTCACCGGCGTCAACGTCTTCGACCAGCGGACCCGCGAGTTCGAGTTCCAGCCGGGTCCCGTCTTCGCGAACGTCGTGCTGGGCGACGAGATCAACCGCGCGCCGCCGAAGACCCAGTCGGCGCTGCTCGAGGCGATGGAGGAGCGACAGGTGACAGTCGACGGCGAGACCCACGAGTTGCCGGACCCGTTCACGGTCATCGCGACCCAGAACGCCGTCGAACCCAACCGGACGTACGAACTGCCGTTTGCCGAACTCGACCGGTTCACGAAGAAACTCCACCTCGGCTACCCCGACCCCGCCGACGAGGCCGACATGCTCGCGCGGACGGTCGGCCACCACCCGATCGAGTCGCTCGAACCGGTCACCGACGTCGAGTCGATCGTCCGCGCCCGCGAGGCCGTCGCCGAGGTGACCGTCCGCGAACCCGTCCGCGAGTACGCGACGCGGCTCGCCGGCTACACCCGCGAGCACGCCCGGATCGGCGCGAGCCCCCGCGGCACCATCGCGCTGTTGCGGGTGGCCCAGGCCCGGGCCGTCCTCGAAGGACGCGACTACGTCACCCCCGACGACGTCCAGTACGAGGCGCCGCTGGCGCTGAGCCACCGCGTCCGGACGGGGTCGAGCGCGGCCGAGCGCGACGGCACCGCGGTCGTCGAGGACGCCCTCGATCGCGTCCCGGTCGAGTAG
- a CDS encoding DUF58 domain-containing protein, which produces MRLTTRGLGAVAVVAFAVVMAAAFGARALNGLVVPLLVALAGAVVSVARTDGPTVGRRPVEAGFPGERRTVEVTVETDSPTAASVADAVGDGLSAPETRVETTLDEGTTYEYDLRLDSRGERRVGPLSVVVTDVLGLVEQRFEDGRTTPVLVYPRVYDLRGGAGYDLRLLTDEVREGDREEFDYLREYRRGDALRDVHWKSAAKRVDDELVVKEFVADETVGSTMIAVEPAPRGDEEELLAAAASVARYLLEREVAVGLLVAGDSLPPDTGDRHRHELLRTLALADLAPLDERDRRRADVVIHAGAGGAAVDVGGREIPFDRLRGDPVEAAALGADGSDASEVVA; this is translated from the coding sequence ATGCGGCTCACGACTCGCGGCCTGGGCGCCGTCGCCGTCGTCGCCTTCGCCGTCGTGATGGCGGCGGCGTTCGGCGCACGGGCGCTGAACGGCCTCGTCGTCCCGCTGCTCGTCGCGCTGGCGGGCGCTGTCGTCTCCGTCGCCCGGACCGACGGCCCCACCGTCGGACGCCGCCCGGTCGAGGCGGGGTTCCCCGGCGAGCGCCGGACCGTCGAGGTGACAGTCGAGACCGACTCGCCGACCGCCGCCAGCGTCGCGGACGCCGTCGGCGACGGCCTGTCGGCGCCGGAGACCCGCGTCGAGACGACGCTCGACGAGGGGACGACCTACGAGTACGACCTGCGACTCGACTCGCGTGGCGAACGCCGGGTCGGCCCGCTCTCGGTCGTCGTCACGGACGTGCTCGGACTCGTCGAGCAGCGCTTCGAGGACGGCCGGACGACGCCCGTGCTCGTCTACCCACGGGTCTACGACCTCCGCGGCGGGGCCGGCTACGACCTGCGGTTGCTCACCGACGAAGTCCGGGAGGGCGACCGCGAGGAGTTCGACTACCTCCGGGAGTACCGGCGCGGCGACGCGCTCCGGGACGTCCACTGGAAGTCGGCGGCCAAGCGCGTCGACGACGAACTCGTCGTCAAGGAGTTCGTCGCCGACGAGACCGTCGGCTCGACCATGATCGCCGTCGAACCGGCGCCGCGAGGCGACGAGGAGGAACTCCTCGCGGCCGCCGCCAGCGTCGCGCGGTACCTGCTCGAACGGGAGGTCGCCGTCGGCCTGCTCGTCGCCGGCGACTCGCTGCCGCCCGACACCGGCGACCGCCACCGCCACGAACTCCTGCGCACGCTCGCGCTCGCCGACCTCGCGCCGCTCGACGAGCGCGACCGGCGCCGGGCGGACGTCGTGATCCACGCCGGCGCCGGCGGCGCCGCGGTCGACGTCGGCGGCCGCGAGATCCCGTTCGACCGCCTCCGCGGCGACCCGGTCGAGGCGGCCGCGCTCGGCGCCGACGGCAGTGACGCGTCGGAGGTGGTCGCGTGA